Part of the Caldisericia bacterium genome is shown below.
TTAGGGGGTGGAAGGAAAATGTAGACCTCTTTATCAAAGATGGAAAATTTGTAAATATCGGGAAAAACCTTAATGTTAAAGCAGATGAGGTGATTGATGCGGATGGAAATCTTGTAACCCCAACCTTTGTTAACACACACCTCCATATAGATAAAGCCTTTACAGCTCTCTCTGGTAGATTTGGAAGGGAGGAGACCCTTGAAGAATCAATAAAGATAATGCATGAGATTAAGAGAAACTATACAAAGGAAGATGTTAAAGAGAGAGCAGTAAGAGCAATAAGAGATTCTGTAAAGTATGGAGTGACAAAGATAAGAGGGCATGTGGATATAGATACCTATTGTGGTTTAACTGCTCTTGAGGGGTGTCTTCTTGCAAAGGAAGAGACAAAGGATATTGCAGATGTTCAGCTTGTTGCCTTTCCTCAGGAGGGAATATTCAGAGACAAAGGCACAGAGGAACTTATGTATGAAGCTATGAAGATGGGGGCAGATGTTGTTGGAGGAATGCCTGCCGCAGAGTGGATATCCTCTGAATCCATAAGACATGTTGATTTTGTTTTTGAGCTTGCAGAGAAGTTTGATGCCGATATTGATATGCACATAGATCAAGCAAAGGATCCTTTTGCACAATCTCTTGAATATACAGCGTTTAGAAGCATACAGGAGGGTTATCAGGGAAGGGTTACAGGAGGACACTGTACATCCCTTGCATACCAGAACGATGCCCATGCAAAGAAGGTGATAGAACTACTTAAACTTGCCGATTTCAATGTGTGTGTTAATCCTCAGGTGCTTGCTATAATGGGGGTTGATCCTGAACCAAGAACAAGGGGAGTTACAAGGGTTAGAGAACTTGTGGAGGCAGGTGTGAATGTTGCCACTGCGCAGGATACAATATGCGATGGATTCCACTTATTTGGAACAGGAGATCCCCTTGATTATGGGCTTCTCATGGCTTATGTAGCTCAGTATAACTCCACAGATAAGGTGGGAATTATCTTTGATATGATAACGAAAAATTCTAAAAAGATTATGAGACTCAATGACTATGGAATAAAGGAAGGGAATACTGCAGATTTCAACATAATCTTTGCCAAAACAGAATCAGAAGCTTTAAGAACAAGACCGGGGAGACTTGTCTTTAGGAAAGGAAAACTCATAGCAAAGCTTGAGAAGAAAGGAGAAATACTATAGGTTTCTTTTAATAAAGGTCTATACTTAAA
Proteins encoded:
- a CDS encoding amidohydrolase family protein; the encoded protein is MSLLVKNAKVRGWKENVDLFIKDGKFVNIGKNLNVKADEVIDADGNLVTPTFVNTHLHIDKAFTALSGRFGREETLEESIKIMHEIKRNYTKEDVKERAVRAIRDSVKYGVTKIRGHVDIDTYCGLTALEGCLLAKEETKDIADVQLVAFPQEGIFRDKGTEELMYEAMKMGADVVGGMPAAEWISSESIRHVDFVFELAEKFDADIDMHIDQAKDPFAQSLEYTAFRSIQEGYQGRVTGGHCTSLAYQNDAHAKKVIELLKLADFNVCVNPQVLAIMGVDPEPRTRGVTRVRELVEAGVNVATAQDTICDGFHLFGTGDPLDYGLLMAYVAQYNSTDKVGIIFDMITKNSKKIMRLNDYGIKEGNTADFNIIFAKTESEALRTRPGRLVFRKGKLIAKLEKKGEIL